From Nitrospirota bacterium, the proteins below share one genomic window:
- the guaA gene encoding glutamine-hydrolyzing GMP synthase, translated as MDFKEKILILDFGSQYTQLIARRVREQKVYSEILPYNVTIERIREFAPKGIILSGGPSSVYDKNAPISDKKIFELGVPVLGICYGMQLMAHCLGGKVAKSAKREYGRAELAIDDDADLLKGIIKQKTEGRRQKTEVKKTVTRHPSPVTVVWMSHGDKIVKPPKGFVPIAHTGNSPIAAMADKARKFYALQFHPEVAHTDNGTKVLRNFIFTVCKCRPKWTMHSFIETTTLAIREKVGRDKVVCAISGGVDSAVTAVLINRAIGKQLTCIFVDNGVLRYKEAEKVEGMLKKHFHMNIICVDASTRFMKKLKGVTDPEKKRKIIGNEFIHVFEEVALKIKDAKYLAQGTLYPDVIESTSFKGPSATIKSHHNVGGLLKDMKLKLIEPLRELFKDEVRVLGRELGMPDEIISRHPFPGPGLAIRIIDEVTPQRAEILRKADDIVLEEIKKAGLYHEIWQAFAVLLPIKTVGVMGDERTYENVVAVRAVKSVDGMTADWAKLPYEVLGIISNRIINEVKGINRVVFDISSKPPSTIEWE; from the coding sequence ATGGACTTCAAAGAAAAAATACTTATACTTGATTTCGGCTCGCAATATACCCAGCTCATCGCGCGAAGGGTGAGGGAGCAGAAGGTATATTCCGAGATACTGCCGTACAACGTCACCATCGAGAGGATCAGGGAGTTTGCCCCGAAAGGGATAATCCTTTCGGGCGGACCTTCAAGCGTCTACGATAAAAACGCTCCCATATCGGACAAGAAAATCTTTGAACTCGGGGTCCCGGTCCTTGGGATTTGCTACGGTATGCAGCTTATGGCCCACTGTCTTGGCGGAAAGGTCGCAAAGTCGGCAAAGAGAGAATACGGGCGCGCTGAGCTGGCGATTGACGACGATGCGGATTTACTTAAAGGAATAATAAAGCAGAAGACAGAAGGCAGAAGACAGAAGACAGAAGTAAAAAAGACCGTTACCCGTCACCCATCACCCGTCACTGTCGTCTGGATGAGTCATGGTGATAAGATCGTGAAACCGCCTAAGGGTTTTGTTCCCATCGCCCACACGGGCAATTCCCCTATCGCGGCCATGGCGGACAAGGCCAGAAAATTCTACGCACTGCAATTTCATCCCGAGGTAGCGCACACGGACAACGGCACAAAGGTCCTCCGCAATTTCATATTCACCGTCTGCAAGTGCAGGCCGAAATGGACGATGCACTCGTTTATCGAAACGACAACTCTGGCGATCAGGGAAAAGGTCGGCAGGGACAAAGTAGTCTGCGCGATAAGCGGCGGCGTTGATTCCGCTGTGACGGCGGTCCTGATCAACAGGGCCATCGGCAAGCAGCTTACCTGCATATTCGTAGACAACGGCGTCCTGAGATATAAAGAGGCGGAGAAGGTCGAAGGCATGTTGAAGAAACATTTCCACATGAATATCATCTGCGTTGACGCCTCAACGAGATTCATGAAAAAATTAAAGGGCGTCACCGACCCTGAGAAGAAAAGAAAGATCATCGGCAATGAATTTATACATGTGTTTGAGGAAGTGGCCTTGAAGATCAAAGACGCGAAATACCTTGCGCAGGGCACGCTTTATCCCGATGTTATAGAAAGCACCTCATTCAAGGGGCCGTCAGCCACAATAAAAAGCCATCATAATGTCGGCGGGCTGTTGAAGGACATGAAGCTTAAGCTCATTGAGCCGCTCAGAGAGCTTTTCAAGGACGAGGTGAGAGTTCTTGGCAGGGAGCTTGGGATGCCTGATGAAATTATCAGCCGCCATCCGTTTCCCGGGCCCGGGCTTGCAATAAGGATCATAGATGAAGTTACTCCCCAGAGGGCCGAGATATTACGCAAGGCCGACGACATTGTCCTTGAGGAGATAAAGAAGGCCGGGCTTTATCACGAGATATGGCAGGCATTTGCCGTCCTTCTTCCCATCAAGACCGTCGGGGTCATGGGCGACGAGAGGACTTATGAAAATGTTGTCGCCGTCAGGGCGGTTAAGAGCGTGGACGGGATGACCGCCGACTGGGCAAAACTCCCCTACGAGGTTTTAGGCATAATCTCCAACAGGATCATTAACGAAGTAAAAGGCATCAACCGCGTTGTGTTTGACATCAGCTCAAAACCACCGAGCACTATCGAGTGGGAGTAA
- a CDS encoding adenylosuccinate synthase, with protein sequence MSNIVVVGAQWGDEGKGKIVDLLTESAHVVARYQGGHNAGHTVMIKNEKYVLHVIPSGVLHKGKTCIIGNGVVIDPKSLIEEIEGLKKRKIYVGNNLFISGGAHVIMPYHMLLDGKNEESKGSKKIGTTGRGIGPAYVDKMSRVGFRMLDLLDTNGFREKLKANLADVNFLLEKKYHSGKLRLEKIYSEYMKYAEYLSPFITDTVVLVNKFIENGKDVLFEGAQGTLLDIDHGTYPYVTSSNASVGGVCTGLGVSPKRIDGIVGVMKAYTTRVGGGPFPTELKDKLGEDIRLKGGEYGATTGRPRRCGWLDFVSLRHAIRINGFTSIALTKLDVLDDLDTIKVCTSYTYEDPYKRCECSKKGVACKIADMPQDARVLELCEPVYREFKGWKTNTEGVKKLKDLPKQARAYIDFISEALNVKIDIVSTGQRRDEVVIVKDPFKK encoded by the coding sequence ATGTCAAATATTGTGGTTGTTGGCGCCCAGTGGGGCGACGAAGGGAAAGGCAAGATAGTAGACCTTCTCACGGAAAGCGCCCATGTTGTTGCGCGCTACCAGGGCGGACATAACGCGGGTCACACCGTGATGATAAAGAATGAGAAGTATGTCCTGCACGTAATTCCATCCGGCGTGCTGCATAAAGGCAAGACCTGCATCATCGGCAACGGGGTTGTCATTGATCCAAAATCGCTCATTGAGGAAATCGAAGGGCTGAAAAAACGGAAGATCTACGTCGGCAATAATCTTTTTATCAGCGGCGGCGCGCACGTCATCATGCCCTATCACATGCTGCTTGACGGAAAGAATGAAGAATCAAAAGGCTCAAAAAAGATAGGCACGACAGGCAGGGGCATCGGCCCGGCGTATGTAGACAAGATGTCGCGGGTTGGCTTCAGGATGCTCGACCTGCTGGACACTAACGGTTTCAGGGAAAAATTAAAGGCAAACCTGGCAGACGTGAATTTCCTGCTTGAAAAGAAATATCACAGCGGCAAGCTGCGCCTGGAGAAAATTTATTCAGAATATATGAAGTACGCGGAATACCTTTCCCCGTTTATTACAGATACAGTTGTTCTCGTAAACAAATTTATAGAAAACGGCAAGGATGTGTTGTTTGAAGGGGCGCAGGGGACCCTGCTTGATATTGACCACGGGACCTATCCTTATGTCACCTCATCAAACGCGTCTGTCGGAGGTGTTTGCACCGGACTCGGCGTAAGCCCCAAAAGGATAGACGGCATCGTCGGAGTTATGAAGGCGTATACAACCCGCGTTGGAGGAGGCCCCTTTCCAACGGAATTGAAAGATAAGCTCGGAGAGGACATCCGGCTGAAAGGCGGCGAATACGGCGCAACCACAGGAAGGCCGAGAAGGTGCGGCTGGCTGGATTTCGTCAGCCTGCGGCACGCAATAAGGATAAACGGATTCACGAGCATCGCCCTGACCAAGCTTGATGTGCTTGATGATCTCGATACAATAAAGGTCTGCACGTCCTACACATACGAAGACCCGTACAAGCGGTGCGAGTGCAGCAAAAAAGGCGTTGCATGCAAAATCGCCGACATGCCGCAGGACGCGCGGGTCCTGGAGTTATGTGAGCCCGTGTATAGGGAATTCAAGGGATGGAAGACCAACACTGAGGGTGTGAAAAAACTGAAAGACCTCCCGAAACAGGCAAGGGCATACATTGATTTCATCAGCGAAGCGCTAAATGTAAAAATTGACATTGTCTCCACAGGACAGAGACGGGATGAAGTCGTGATCGTGAAGGACCCGTTTAAAAAGTAA
- a CDS encoding phosphoglycerate dehydrogenase — MKKSIEQKELKVLVSDNISPKGVDILKKAGLTVDVKTGMPPEELKKEIGNYDALVVRSATKVTTDIVEHAKKLKVIGRAGSGLDNVDKTAATKQGIVVMNTPGGNTVTTAEHTMALLFSMARQIPQATASMKQGKWEKKKFMGVELCNKTLGIIGLGNIGAHVAKIALGMGMKVITYDPFLSEEKAKTLGVTVVDLDELIKTSDFITIHVPMTNETRNMINAKSIGIMKKGVRIINASRGGIVDEKALHDALKSGHVAAAALDVFEKEPPGESPLLELDNFICTPHLGASTEDAQENVAIAVSHQIVDYLLYGTIRNAVNFPSVSADMRPLMQPYIDLAEKMGSFLSQIFDGGIESITIEYRGEVAGLSLEPVTVAALKGVLTPILEETVNFINAPLIAKERGITLKEITTGEAGDYHNMIIIKIKSGAKESMVAGVLYGKKEPRIIAINNFPVEVVPEGEMLVLSNNDKPGVIGGIGTVLAKHNINIARMQFGREKQGGKSISVVSVDAPVSKEVLSEIKKLPNILSVKQIHLPV, encoded by the coding sequence ATGAAGAAAAGCATTGAGCAGAAAGAATTAAAAGTACTTGTCAGCGACAACATCTCCCCTAAGGGTGTGGACATACTGAAAAAGGCGGGGCTGACTGTCGATGTAAAAACAGGTATGCCGCCCGAGGAGCTGAAAAAAGAAATCGGCAATTATGATGCCCTCGTGGTCCGCAGCGCTACAAAGGTGACCACAGATATTGTGGAGCACGCAAAAAAATTAAAAGTTATCGGGCGCGCAGGATCAGGGCTCGATAATGTTGACAAGACTGCCGCCACAAAACAGGGCATTGTCGTGATGAACACCCCTGGAGGAAACACGGTCACAACCGCTGAGCACACAATGGCGTTGCTCTTTTCCATGGCGCGGCAGATACCTCAGGCCACCGCCTCTATGAAACAGGGCAAATGGGAAAAGAAGAAGTTCATGGGCGTTGAGCTTTGCAATAAGACCCTCGGGATCATCGGACTCGGAAATATAGGCGCTCATGTCGCAAAGATAGCGCTTGGAATGGGCATGAAGGTCATAACGTATGACCCGTTTTTAAGCGAGGAAAAGGCAAAGACCCTCGGAGTGACTGTAGTGGATCTGGACGAGTTGATAAAGACATCCGATTTCATCACCATTCACGTCCCGATGACAAATGAAACAAGAAATATGATAAACGCCAAAAGCATCGGCATAATGAAAAAAGGCGTGAGGATCATTAACGCATCGCGCGGAGGCATTGTTGACGAAAAGGCGCTGCATGACGCGTTGAAATCAGGTCATGTTGCCGCCGCCGCCCTTGATGTATTTGAAAAAGAGCCGCCGGGCGAATCCCCGCTTCTTGAGCTTGATAATTTCATCTGCACCCCTCATCTCGGGGCATCAACTGAAGACGCGCAGGAGAATGTTGCCATAGCGGTTTCCCATCAGATCGTTGATTATCTGCTTTATGGAACGATCAGAAACGCGGTCAATTTCCCGTCTGTCTCGGCAGACATGCGGCCCCTTATGCAGCCTTATATAGATCTCGCGGAAAAGATGGGAAGCTTCCTCTCGCAGATTTTTGACGGAGGCATTGAAAGCATTACCATAGAATACCGCGGCGAGGTCGCGGGGCTTTCATTGGAGCCGGTAACCGTTGCAGCGTTAAAAGGTGTTTTGACCCCAATCCTTGAAGAGACGGTAAATTTTATCAACGCCCCTTTGATCGCTAAGGAAAGAGGGATAACGTTAAAAGAGATCACCACCGGCGAGGCCGGGGACTATCACAACATGATAATCATCAAGATAAAATCAGGAGCGAAAGAAAGCATGGTCGCGGGTGTCCTTTACGGAAAAAAGGAACCGCGCATCATAGCGATCAACAATTTCCCGGTTGAGGTTGTGCCCGAAGGGGAAATGCTGGTGCTGTCGAACAACGACAAGCCCGGCGTGATCGGCGGCATAGGGACTGTGTTAGCCAAGCATAATATAAATATTGCACGGATGCAGTTCGGAAGGGAAAAACAGGGCGGCAAGTCCATATCGGTCGTCAGTGTTGACGCGCCCGTTTCAAAAGAGGTCCTTTCCGAGATCAAGAAACTTCCGAATATCCTTTCAGTAAAGCAGATTCATCTGCCTGTCTAA
- the serC gene encoding 3-phosphoserine/phosphohydroxythreonine transaminase, whose protein sequence is MSRVFNFSAGPAMLPQEVLEQAASEMLDWRGSGMSVMEMSHRGKEYISIAKKAETDLREIMGIPNNYKVLFLQGGASTQFAMIPMNLLRDKKTADYINTGQWSKKAISEAKRYCTVNVVATSEAKNFTTVPPRSDWKLNPDAAYVHYTPNETIGGVEFDSIPDAGKVPIVADMSSTVLSRPIDVSKFGLIYAGAQKNIGPAGLTIVVIREDLIGDPLPGTPVMFTYKTHAENDSMYNTPPTYAWYIAGLVFEWIKRKGGLTEMAEINKRKADKLYAAIDKSGFYKNPVDPQYRSWMNIPFTLKNAELDNKFIEGAKAAGLVALKGHRSVGGMRASIYNAMPEEGVDALITFMQEFQKKNG, encoded by the coding sequence ATGTCACGCGTATTTAATTTCAGCGCAGGGCCGGCAATGCTGCCGCAGGAAGTTTTGGAGCAGGCCGCCTCCGAGATGCTTGACTGGCGCGGAAGCGGCATGTCCGTAATGGAGATGAGCCACAGGGGCAAGGAATATATCTCCATCGCCAAAAAGGCTGAAACAGACCTGAGGGAAATAATGGGAATTCCCAATAATTACAAAGTCCTTTTCCTTCAAGGCGGTGCGTCAACCCAGTTTGCGATGATACCCATGAATTTATTGCGTGATAAAAAGACCGCTGATTATATCAATACAGGGCAATGGTCAAAGAAGGCGATCTCAGAGGCCAAGCGTTACTGCACAGTGAATGTCGTTGCAACGAGCGAGGCCAAAAATTTCACAACCGTGCCGCCGAGATCTGATTGGAAACTCAATCCGGATGCCGCATATGTTCATTACACGCCAAATGAAACCATCGGCGGAGTGGAGTTCGATTCCATCCCGGACGCGGGCAAGGTCCCGATTGTTGCCGACATGTCTTCAACGGTCCTCTCACGTCCGATCGATGTGTCTAAATTCGGCCTCATCTATGCTGGAGCTCAGAAGAATATAGGTCCCGCCGGTTTGACGATCGTGGTCATCAGAGAAGACCTGATCGGCGATCCGCTTCCCGGAACGCCTGTTATGTTCACTTACAAGACACACGCGGAAAATGATTCCATGTACAACACGCCGCCTACTTACGCATGGTATATCGCAGGGCTGGTGTTTGAATGGATAAAGAGAAAGGGCGGCCTGACGGAGATGGCGGAGATAAATAAGCGCAAGGCTGATAAGCTTTATGCCGCTATTGATAAGTCCGGGTTTTATAAAAATCCGGTCGATCCGCAATACCGCTCATGGATGAACATACCGTTTACCCTGAAGAATGCTGAACTCGACAATAAATTTATTGAAGGGGCAAAGGCCGCCGGATTAGTAGCGCTTAAAGGCCATCGCAGCGTCGGCGGCATGAGGGCCAGCATTTACAACGCCATGCCGGAAGAGGGCGTTGACGCCTTGATAACATTTATGCAGGAATTTCAAAAGAAGAACGGGTAA
- a CDS encoding glycogen/starch/alpha-glucan phosphorylase, giving the protein MDKPVQKKPPDDGGPCEDVRSGLGLNTLWRAYVENLICVQGRGIPDIATMNDRYMAFAYTVRDRMMNRAAHALHTYKEKNFKVVCYLSVEFLMGPHLGNNLINLGIYSEVRDALKAAGFDIDQLLEQEEEPGLGNGGLGRLAACYLDSMATLEIPCFGYGIRYEFGIFDQELRDGWQVEKTDKWLRFGNPWEIARPEVVIDVKLGGRTESYLDEQGRYCVRWAPHRIVRGTAYDTPVIGYRVGACNTLRLWKAEATESFDLQAFSHGDYYRAVEDKVVSENVTKVLYPNDEQLQGKHLRLEQQYFFVSCSMQDIIRIHLGRGKSLDTLHETYAVQLNDTHPSIAVAELMRLLIDERLMDWEKAWHITVNTFAYTNHTLLPEALEKWSLQLFGELLPRHLEIIFEINWRFLEDVKRRYPGDEDRVRRMSIIDETGGRFIRMANLACVGSHAINGVAALHTGLLKSTVLRDFYEFSPEKFSNKTNGVTPRRWMVLSNPGLTELITGKIGPGWIKDLNELRRIEEFADDKEFRDEWRSVKFENKKRLAARIKEVTGIIVNPDSLFDMQVKRIHEYKRQHLNVLYIISLYIQIKLNPNVDIVPRTFIFGGKAAPGYFMAKLMIKLITSVAEVINNDPDVRGRLKVVFFPDFNVKNGQRIYPAADLSEQISTAGTEASGTGNMKFAMNGALTIGTLDGANVEIREEVGAENFFLFGLTAKQVQEAKSQGYNPSAFYYSNQQLREVMELIRGGRFSPDNTDLFRPLLDTLMYHDEYMLFADFQSYIDCHARVEAAYRDRENWTRMSILNTARMGKFSSDRAIKEYCRDIWKAEPVVVDMSGNVEWTIQERAASMSKRGVASRQ; this is encoded by the coding sequence ATGGACAAGCCTGTTCAAAAAAAACCGCCAGATGACGGTGGCCCGTGTGAAGATGTTCGCAGCGGATTAGGTCTTAATACGCTATGGCGTGCCTATGTGGAAAATCTCATTTGTGTGCAGGGAAGAGGCATCCCCGATATTGCCACAATGAACGACCGTTACATGGCGTTTGCCTACACTGTGCGGGACCGCATGATGAACAGGGCCGCCCACGCGCTTCATACGTACAAGGAAAAAAATTTTAAGGTCGTCTGTTATCTCTCAGTGGAATTTCTCATGGGCCCGCATCTCGGCAATAATCTTATCAACCTCGGCATATACAGCGAGGTGCGCGACGCCCTTAAGGCAGCCGGGTTCGACATCGATCAGCTCCTTGAGCAGGAAGAAGAGCCCGGCCTCGGCAACGGAGGACTCGGACGTCTTGCGGCGTGTTACCTTGATTCGATGGCAACACTTGAAATCCCGTGCTTTGGATACGGAATAAGGTATGAATTCGGTATCTTCGACCAGGAGCTGCGGGACGGGTGGCAGGTTGAAAAGACGGACAAGTGGCTCAGGTTCGGCAATCCCTGGGAGATCGCGCGCCCGGAAGTTGTTATAGATGTTAAGTTAGGAGGCCGCACCGAGAGTTATTTGGACGAACAGGGACGCTATTGCGTGCGTTGGGCGCCACACCGCATTGTAAGAGGCACTGCCTATGACACACCGGTGATAGGCTACAGGGTCGGGGCCTGCAATACTCTTCGTCTGTGGAAGGCCGAGGCAACCGAGTCTTTTGATCTTCAGGCTTTTAGCCACGGCGATTATTATCGCGCTGTTGAGGACAAGGTTGTGTCAGAGAATGTTACCAAGGTCCTTTATCCGAATGACGAGCAGCTTCAGGGCAAGCACCTCCGGCTTGAACAACAGTACTTCTTCGTCTCCTGTTCTATGCAGGACATTATTCGAATTCATCTCGGAAGGGGTAAAAGCCTCGACACGCTCCATGAAACCTACGCAGTCCAGCTCAACGATACCCATCCGTCCATAGCTGTTGCCGAGCTTATGCGCCTGCTCATAGACGAGCGCCTGATGGATTGGGAAAAGGCATGGCACATTACCGTGAATACCTTTGCATATACAAACCACACCCTTCTGCCAGAGGCGCTGGAAAAGTGGTCCCTGCAATTATTCGGGGAACTTCTGCCGAGGCATCTTGAGATCATCTTCGAGATCAACTGGAGATTTCTTGAGGATGTGAAAAGGCGGTATCCGGGTGACGAAGACCGTGTGAGGCGGATGTCGATTATCGACGAAACAGGCGGCCGCTTTATAAGGATGGCGAACCTTGCATGTGTCGGCAGTCATGCCATAAACGGTGTGGCAGCTCTGCACACCGGGCTTTTGAAAAGCACAGTCCTGCGCGACTTTTACGAATTCAGCCCGGAGAAATTCAGCAACAAGACCAACGGCGTCACACCGCGCCGCTGGATGGTCCTGAGCAACCCCGGACTGACTGAACTTATCACCGGTAAGATCGGCCCCGGATGGATCAAGGATTTAAATGAACTCAGGAGGATCGAGGAATTTGCGGATGACAAAGAGTTCCGCGATGAGTGGCGCAGCGTGAAATTTGAAAACAAAAAAAGACTTGCGGCACGGATAAAAGAGGTGACAGGTATAATTGTAAATCCAGATTCGCTCTTCGACATGCAGGTCAAGCGCATCCATGAATACAAGCGCCAGCATCTCAATGTCCTTTACATCATCTCACTCTATATTCAAATCAAGCTTAACCCGAATGTTGACATCGTACCCCGGACATTCATCTTTGGAGGCAAGGCCGCCCCAGGCTATTTTATGGCGAAGCTGATGATCAAGCTCATCACCTCTGTCGCTGAGGTGATCAATAACGATCCTGATGTGCGCGGACGGCTGAAGGTGGTGTTCTTTCCCGACTTCAATGTAAAGAACGGGCAGAGGATATACCCTGCCGCCGACCTGTCGGAGCAGATCTCGACAGCCGGGACAGAGGCGTCAGGGACCGGGAACATGAAGTTCGCAATGAACGGCGCGCTGACCATCGGCACGCTTGACGGCGCTAACGTAGAGATACGGGAAGAGGTCGGCGCTGAGAATTTCTTTCTCTTCGGGCTCACGGCAAAACAGGTACAGGAGGCAAAATCGCAGGGGTACAATCCCTCTGCGTTCTATTATTCAAACCAGCAGTTGAGAGAAGTAATGGAGCTCATACGGGGCGGGCGCTTTTCTCCTGACAATACCGACCTGTTCAGGCCGCTCCTGGACACCCTCATGTATCACGACGAATACATGCTCTTTGCGGATTTTCAATCCTACATCGACTGTCATGCAAGAGTGGAAGCGGCATACCGTGACCGTGAAAACTGGACGCGGATGTCCATTCTGAATACGGCGCGCATGGGAAAGTTTTCCTCCGACCGCGCGATAAAAGAATACTGCCGTGACATCTGGAAGGCGGAGCCTGTGGTTGTTGACATGTCAGGAAATGTGGAGTGGACGATACAGGAAAGGGCCGCAAGCATGTCAAAGCGAGGAGTAGCAAGTAGACAGTAG
- the pta gene encoding phosphate acetyltransferase, translated as MPQGLYIMSEEPQAGKSVVMLGLMELLTRTGLKTGFFRPLTRAGAQRDRAIELLTSRYDLNLPYESMFGCTVEEAQKMVSAGQYDELLKLVLDKYKTLESRCDFILCVGTDFTGAAPLPLELDLNADAANNLGCLILPVVKGSGRTVAEIVELASAFLESLEKRHCDVLSIIVNRVAPDQVRELSARLRSAITQKTSFFVVPEVDALGKPTVGEIATALNAALIIGDAAGLYRDVAHFTVAAMELPHFLDYLREGSLIITPGDRSDIILGTLIADASGAYPHIAGLMLTGNLMPAPQVKRLVEGLNKSQVPVFIVSTDTFTTAMQASSVKGTITPGNTRKIAAALGVMEANVDFSELGKRLSMTRSSRVTPLMFEYKLIHTAKADRRHIVLPEGIEERVLRAAEILLLRDVVDITLLGNPDEIRQKAGALGLDLQKANIIDPGATELRETFSNTFYELRKHKGISPEMAHDIMTDVSYFGTMMVYSGHADGMVSGAVHTTQHTIRPALEIIKTKPGCSIVSSVFFMCLEDHVAVFGDCAVNPDPSAEQLADIAVSSAETAQLFGIQPLVAMLSYSTGESGKGEEVDKVREATRIARQLRPDLKIEGPIQYDAAVDVNVARTKMPGSEVAGHATVFVFPDLNAGNNTYKAVQRSANAVAIGPVLQGLKNPVNDLSRGATVTDIVNTVAITAIQAQSKEFEK; from the coding sequence ATGCCGCAGGGCCTTTATATTATGAGCGAGGAACCGCAGGCGGGGAAATCAGTTGTCATGCTCGGCCTGATGGAGCTCCTCACACGGACCGGATTGAAGACCGGATTTTTCAGGCCTCTGACCCGCGCTGGAGCTCAACGCGACCGCGCCATTGAGCTTCTTACATCCCGCTACGACCTTAACCTCCCTTATGAGAGCATGTTCGGATGCACTGTTGAAGAAGCGCAGAAGATGGTATCGGCAGGACAGTATGATGAGCTGCTCAAGCTGGTCCTTGATAAATACAAAACACTGGAATCCCGCTGTGATTTTATATTGTGTGTAGGCACTGATTTCACGGGCGCTGCCCCGCTGCCCCTTGAATTAGATCTCAACGCGGACGCAGCCAATAACCTCGGATGCCTCATATTACCGGTGGTCAAAGGGAGCGGCAGGACAGTTGCGGAGATCGTTGAATTGGCAAGCGCTTTTCTCGAATCTCTGGAAAAAAGACATTGCGATGTCCTCTCAATTATCGTCAACCGGGTCGCACCTGATCAGGTCCGGGAATTATCCGCCCGGCTAAGGTCCGCGATTACACAAAAAACATCCTTCTTCGTCGTGCCTGAGGTCGACGCGCTCGGCAAACCGACAGTCGGAGAGATCGCGACTGCGCTTAATGCCGCCCTCATAATCGGAGACGCTGCCGGTCTTTACAGGGATGTCGCCCACTTCACAGTCGCTGCTATGGAGCTTCCTCATTTTCTTGACTACCTGCGGGAGGGCAGCCTGATTATCACACCCGGTGACCGTTCGGACATTATCCTTGGGACGCTGATCGCGGACGCATCAGGGGCATATCCGCATATCGCCGGACTGATGCTGACGGGCAACCTTATGCCCGCCCCTCAGGTGAAAAGGCTTGTTGAGGGATTGAACAAATCACAGGTCCCGGTCTTTATTGTTTCAACAGACACCTTTACAACTGCCATGCAGGCAAGTTCGGTAAAAGGCACGATCACTCCCGGCAACACGCGCAAGATAGCGGCTGCGCTGGGAGTCATGGAGGCCAATGTCGACTTCTCCGAGCTTGGAAAACGCCTCTCGATGACCCGCTCGTCCCGCGTCACGCCGCTCATGTTCGAATACAAATTAATTCATACAGCAAAGGCTGACAGAAGACATATCGTGCTGCCGGAGGGTATTGAGGAAAGGGTCCTGCGCGCAGCGGAGATCCTGCTGCTCAGGGACGTTGTCGATATTACATTGCTGGGAAATCCGGATGAGATCCGGCAGAAGGCAGGCGCATTAGGACTGGACCTTCAAAAGGCGAATATCATCGACCCCGGGGCCACGGAGCTGCGCGAAACCTTTTCTAATACTTTCTATGAGCTGCGCAAACACAAGGGCATTTCCCCGGAGATGGCCCATGACATTATGACGGATGTCAGTTATTTCGGGACCATGATGGTTTACTCCGGACATGCTGACGGCATGGTATCGGGAGCGGTCCATACGACACAGCACACCATACGCCCCGCTTTGGAGATCATAAAAACAAAACCGGGCTGTTCGATAGTATCGAGCGTTTTCTTCATGTGTCTTGAAGACCATGTGGCGGTCTTCGGCGACTGCGCTGTCAACCCTGACCCAAGTGCGGAACAATTGGCGGACATAGCTGTCAGCTCAGCGGAGACCGCGCAACTGTTCGGCATCCAGCCTCTCGTTGCGATGCTCTCATATTCCACCGGGGAGTCCGGAAAGGGCGAAGAGGTGGACAAGGTCAGGGAGGCGACGCGCATCGCAAGACAGCTCCGTCCTGATCTCAAGATCGAAGGGCCGATCCAGTACGACGCGGCAGTCGATGTGAATGTCGCCCGCACAAAGATGCCGGGCAGCGAGGTCGCGGGCCATGCCACTGTGTTTGTGTTTCCCGACCTCAACGCAGGCAACAACACATACAAGGCCGTGCAGCGTTCTGCAAATGCAGTGGCCATCGGTCCTGTGCTTCAGGGGCTGAAAAACCCGGTGAATGACCTAAGCCGCGGGGCAACGGTGACGGACATAGTTAACACCGTTGCCATCACCGCGATTCAGGCACAGTCGAAGGAGTTTGAGAAATGA